A portion of the Macaca mulatta isolate MMU2019108-1 chromosome 2, T2T-MMU8v2.0, whole genome shotgun sequence genome contains these proteins:
- the STX19 gene encoding syntaxin-19 isoform X1 has product MRCSDFLSKAGLQHGRWKTNKRKKTERRKGKMKDRLQELKQRTKEIELSRDSHVPTTETEEQGVFLQQAVIYEREPVAERHLHEIQKLQESINNLADNVQKFGQQQKSLVASMRRFSLLKRESTITKEVKIQAEYINRSLNDLVKEVKKSEVENGPSSVVTRILKSQHASMFRHFQQIMFTYNDTIAAKQEKCKTFILRQLDVAGKEMSEEEVNDMLHQGKWEVFNESLLTEINITKAQLSEIEQRHKELVNLENQIKDLRDLFIQISLLVEEQGESINNIEMTVNSTKEYVNNTKEKFGLAVKYKKRNPCRVLCCWCCPCCSSK; this is encoded by the coding sequence gaggaaagggaagatgaAAGACCGACTACAAGAACTAAAGCAGAGAACAAAGGAAATTGAACTCTCTAGAGACAGTCATGTACCAACTACAGAAACAGAGGAGCAAGGGGTGTTTCTGCAGCAAGCTGTTATTTATGAAAGAGAGCCTGTAGCTGAGAGACACCTACATGAAATCCAAAAACTACAGGAAAGTATTAACAATTTGGCAGACAATGTTCAAAAATTTGGGCAGCAGCAGAAAAGTCTGGTGGCTTCAATGAGAAGGTTTAGTCTACTTAAGAGAGAGTCTACCATTACAAAGGAGGTAAAAATCCAGGCAGAATACATCAACAGAAGTTTGAATGATTTAGTTAAAGAAGTTAAAAAGTCAGAGGTTGAAAATGGTCCATCATCAGTGGTCACAAGGATACTTAAATCTCAGCATGCTTCAATGTTCCGCCATTTTCAGCAAATCATGTTTACCTACAATGATACAATAGCAGCAAAGCAAGAGAAGTGCAAGACATTTATTTTGCGTCAGCTTGATGTTGCTGGAAAAGAGATGTCTGAAGAAGAAGTAAATGATATGCTTCATCAAGGAAAATGGGAAGTTTTTAATGAAAGCTTACTTACAGAAATCAATATCACTAAAGCACAACTTTCAGAGATTGAACAGAGACACAAGGAACTTGTTAATCTAGAGAACCAAATAAAGGATTTAAGGGATCTTTTCATTCAGATATCTCTTTTAGTAGAAGAGCAAGGAGAGAGCATCAACAATATTGAAATGACAGTGAATAGTACAAAAGAGTATGTTAATAATACTAAAGAGAAATTTGGACTAgctgtaaaatacaaaaaaagaaatccttgcAGAGTACTGTGTTGTTGGTGCTGTCCATGCTGTAGCTCAAAATAA
- the STX19 gene encoding syntaxin-19 isoform X2, protein MKDRLQELKQRTKEIELSRDSHVPTTETEEQGVFLQQAVIYEREPVAERHLHEIQKLQESINNLADNVQKFGQQQKSLVASMRRFSLLKRESTITKEVKIQAEYINRSLNDLVKEVKKSEVENGPSSVVTRILKSQHASMFRHFQQIMFTYNDTIAAKQEKCKTFILRQLDVAGKEMSEEEVNDMLHQGKWEVFNESLLTEINITKAQLSEIEQRHKELVNLENQIKDLRDLFIQISLLVEEQGESINNIEMTVNSTKEYVNNTKEKFGLAVKYKKRNPCRVLCCWCCPCCSSK, encoded by the coding sequence atgaAAGACCGACTACAAGAACTAAAGCAGAGAACAAAGGAAATTGAACTCTCTAGAGACAGTCATGTACCAACTACAGAAACAGAGGAGCAAGGGGTGTTTCTGCAGCAAGCTGTTATTTATGAAAGAGAGCCTGTAGCTGAGAGACACCTACATGAAATCCAAAAACTACAGGAAAGTATTAACAATTTGGCAGACAATGTTCAAAAATTTGGGCAGCAGCAGAAAAGTCTGGTGGCTTCAATGAGAAGGTTTAGTCTACTTAAGAGAGAGTCTACCATTACAAAGGAGGTAAAAATCCAGGCAGAATACATCAACAGAAGTTTGAATGATTTAGTTAAAGAAGTTAAAAAGTCAGAGGTTGAAAATGGTCCATCATCAGTGGTCACAAGGATACTTAAATCTCAGCATGCTTCAATGTTCCGCCATTTTCAGCAAATCATGTTTACCTACAATGATACAATAGCAGCAAAGCAAGAGAAGTGCAAGACATTTATTTTGCGTCAGCTTGATGTTGCTGGAAAAGAGATGTCTGAAGAAGAAGTAAATGATATGCTTCATCAAGGAAAATGGGAAGTTTTTAATGAAAGCTTACTTACAGAAATCAATATCACTAAAGCACAACTTTCAGAGATTGAACAGAGACACAAGGAACTTGTTAATCTAGAGAACCAAATAAAGGATTTAAGGGATCTTTTCATTCAGATATCTCTTTTAGTAGAAGAGCAAGGAGAGAGCATCAACAATATTGAAATGACAGTGAATAGTACAAAAGAGTATGTTAATAATACTAAAGAGAAATTTGGACTAgctgtaaaatacaaaaaaagaaatccttgcAGAGTACTGTGTTGTTGGTGCTGTCCATGCTGTAGCTCAAAATAA